The window CGGCGACGATCACGATGTTTGCGCAGGGCCGTCCTGTCCTGCCGCATCCCGAGCTGGGCGTGTTGATAGACGAGGCCCGCACCCTCTATGCGGCTGGACCGACGCCCAGGCCGTTGACGGAAGCCCAGCGTTTTCACCTGATTGAAGAGGTGATGGATGGTCGGGGCGTCCTGAATCAGCCCATACATTCTCTGCTGGCACTGTCAGCGGCAAACCAGGCCGTGGACGTCCTCTACGCCGTCAACGGTTGGTGGGAGGTCAAGCGCGAACGCTGGCCCGCCGACCTCGCCGCCAGAAGTCCAGAGGTGGCGCACGAGCTCACTGCCGTCCTTGTCGCCACCGACGCGAGATCGCGGCAGGCGGCCCTGGAACGGCTGGTCACCCGCCTGACCGGCGACCTGAGCTACCGCGACGGCGGCAGCGGGCCCGAACCTGTGGGCTGAAGCTGCGCCGTCGTTCTGTTGTGACAGAACCCGGCTAAGCTCTGGGCCATCATCGGGGCCAGATGATTGAGGTCACCCACCATGGCAAACGTTACGGTGCCCATCAGGCGGTACAGGACCTCAGTTTCACGGTGTCGCCGGGAACGGTCTCCGGGCTGCTGGGCAGCAACGGGGCAGGGAAGACCACCACCATCCGCCGCCCCACTGCCGGCACCGTGCGTGTGGCGGACTTTGATGTCTGAAAGGAGCCGCTGCGGGCAAAAGCCGCCTTCGGTTACATTCCGGACCGCCCCTACCTGTGCGGCAAGCTGATGGCCCACGAGCCGGCGTTTATGGGCCTGAGTCTGGCGTACTTGGTGCTGGTGCCTGGGGCTGATCGCCCTGGAATCACGCTGGAAGGGGCGACCTTCCCGGCATGGCGCATAATTGCCCCAGCTATGGCGAGAGATCCCCTGGACCGAGCACAACGCCGCGCCGAACGCCGTGCCCGGCGGGCCGGCGATCCCCTGTCTGCGTTCGGCGGCCTCCTGATCGCCCTGTTCGTGACAGGCCTGATCTTTGGGAACGCGCTGGTGGGCGTGACCCTGCTGGTGCTGGTCGCGCTGTTTGCGGCGGCGTATTTTGTTTCGGCGCAGGTGCGGGGCGGCCTGTCCGCCGTGGTCACCGCGCCAGAGTTCAGGCGCAGTTCCGGGCTGGTCATTCCTGTGTTTGTGCTCGCGGGCATCTTTGGCAATGCCCTGCTCATGGTGCTCGTGCTGCTGATTGCCGCCCTGGCCCTGGCCGCCGCTGCGCTGACGGTCCGTGCCGGTCCGGCCATCCCCCAGGCTGCGCCGGAGGTTCCCGATTCCGCAGCCGTGCCTGCGCTGCCTGCCCACTCCAGCGGCGAAACCATCTCCGAGATTGACATCCGGGCGCTGTGCCGGGGTCTGCCTCCCGCCGTGGCCGGGCAGGTGTTTGCCACGGTGGAACACCTGGAGACGGTGGCCGCCGAGGCAAAGAAAAGTGGCGACACCCGCCGCTCCTATGACGCTCGGCAGGGCCTGACGGACTACCTGCCCAACACGGTCCATGCCTGGAAGGCCCAGGCCGAGGACCAGCGTGACCTGGGCGAACTGACGCGGGCGCTGGAGCAGGTGCGCGAGATCGCGGGGGTGGACGACGCGGGCGGCGAGGCCGGGCGGCGGGCTTGGGAAACCCAGCAGCGCTTTCTGGCCTCACGCAAGGGGGAGAAGTCCTAATTCGGCGGGCGCAGGCCCCTGCCTGAGGGAGCGCTGGCCTGGGAGGTTATCCCAGCACTCCAGGCGCCGCCTCGGCCCGCACGTGGCCGGTGCCTTCCAGCCCACCGGCGATCCTGAGCAGCAATTCGTCGTGCAGGGCGGGGGCGATGAACTGAATTCCCACGGGCAGCCGCCGCCCGTCCACCTCTTCAAAGCCTGCGGGTACGCTCAGGGCGGGCAGGCCCGCGAGGTTGACCGCCACGGTGTCCACGTCGGCGGCGTACATGGCCAGCGGATCGCTGGTCTTCTCGCCGCGCCGGAAGGCCGGGAAGGGACTGGTGGGCGTGACCAGCACGTCGTAGTCGCCAAAGGCGGCGCCAAATTCATCGGCGATCAACCGGCGCACCCGGGTGGCCTTGCTGTAGTAGGCGTCGTAGTAGCCGCTGCTCAGGGCGTAGGTGCCGATCATGATGCGGCGCTGCACTTCCCGTCCGAACCCACTTTCGCGGGCGTGAATCATGCTGCTGCTCACGTCGTCGCCCGCTCCACGTGCGCCGTAGACCATGCCGTCGTAGCGGGCGAGGTTGCTGCTCGCCTCGGGCATGGAGATCAGGTAATACGCGGCGATGGCGTGCTTCAGCGCGGGCAGGCTGACTTCACCCACCGTTGCTCCCGCGCCGCGCAGGGCGTCCAGGGTGCCGGCGAGGACGGCGCTGACGCCCGCCGTGTTGCCGTCCAGACTCTCGGTGATCACCCCCACGCGCAGACCGCGCAGGTCGTCGGGCGTGCCGGCGGCAAAGGCGGGCGGCGCGTCCAGGCTGGTCGCGTCGCGTGGGTCGTGTCCGGCGATCACGTTCATGAGCAGGGCCAGGTCGGCGGCGCTGCGGGCCAGCGGGCCAATCTGGTCCAGGCTGCTGGCGTGGGCGACCAATCCGTACCGGCTGACCCGGCCATAGGTGGGTTTCAGGCCGTACACGCCGCACAGCGCCGCCGGCTGACGCACCGAGCCGCCGGTGTCGCTGCCCAGGCTGACGGCCGTGATGCCCGCGGCCACCGCCGCCGCGCTGCCTCCGCTGGTGCCGCCGGGCACGCGCGCCAGGTCCCAGGGATTGAGGGTGGGGCCAAAGGCGCTGCTCTCGGTGGAGCTGCCCATCGCAAACTCGTCCATGTTGGCCTTGCCGACCACCACTGCGCCCGCTGAGATCAGCCGCTGCACGGCGGTGGCGGTGTACGGACTGACATAGTGCTCCAGCATGCGGCTGGCACAGGTGGTCCGTGTGCCGGTGAGGTTGAGGTTGTCCTTGATGACCACCGGCAGGCCCGCCAGCGGCAGGGCCTCACCTGCCTTCAGGCGGGCCTGCACGGCCTCGGCGTGTTCACCGGCATGCTCATTGATGCTGATCAGCGCGTTCAGGCCCCGGGCCGCCTCGGCGCGGGCCAGGGCGTCCTGCAGGGCGGCGGCCGGTGTGGTTTCGCCGGCGCGCACCGCCCGGACGATGGCGGTGGCGGACTGGGAAGCAGCGGTGGGCACGGACGACATACCGCGTCAGTGTAAAGCAGTTTGTGGCGCTGGGAGGTTGCCGTCTGGCTGGGTGTGGGGCGTCGCAAGGGCCTGAACGGCGGGACCCGGACGTTACGCCGGCCGCACCAGCACGCTGTCTCCGGCACGCAGGCCCGTGCGCATCATCACTTCGGTGGGCACGAGCAGGGCGTGAACGACGCTGGATGCGGGTTTCACCGGCAGGGTATAGACCTGTTCGGTGGCGGCCTTGACCGCAACATGCTGGGGCTGGCGGGCCAGATCTTCCTGCCAGCGCCGGAAGATCACCTCATCCACCACGACCACGCCGCGGACTTCGCGCGTGACCGTCACGGTCAGGCGGGCCACCCGGGAGCGCCGGGGAGCAATCAGGTTGATCCGGTGCAGCTTGAGCAGCAGCCGGCTGGCATCCGGGTCCTGCGCCAGTTCCTCCACCGGGCGGTGGGCCTCGATCTGGCGCAGGATGTCCTGCTCCTTCAGACTCCAGCGCATCGCCGCCACGCGTTCGGGCGAAGTGATGCGTGCCGGGCCGTTGAAGGGAAGGATCTGAACGGGCATGGCGTCCAGGGCCTCCAGGGCCAGCTCGTCAATGTTCCGGCGCGGTCCAGGGGTGGGATGCGTCAGTCCCTCGTCAAAGTGAAAACGGCCGCACGGGTCGAGCAGCAGCCGGGTCAGGGCCGCCGCGCCGCCGTCCTCGCCGAATTGCAGGTGAACCACATCTCCCGCTTCCAGCCAGGCCTGAAAGCGTCCGTCCGGGCGGTAGACCCACAGCGCGCCGCTGCGTCCCTGACCGCTGAGCAGATACAGCAGTTCCAGGAAATCA of the Deinococcus aerophilus genome contains:
- a CDS encoding ATP-binding cassette domain-containing protein; this translates as MIEVTHHGKRYGAHQAVQDLSFTVSPGTVSGLLGSNGAGKTTTIRRPTAGTVRVADFDV
- the gatA gene encoding Asp-tRNA(Asn)/Glu-tRNA(Gln) amidotransferase subunit GatA, which produces MSSVPTAASQSATAIVRAVRAGETTPAAALQDALARAEAARGLNALISINEHAGEHAEAVQARLKAGEALPLAGLPVVIKDNLNLTGTRTTCASRMLEHYVSPYTATAVQRLISAGAVVVGKANMDEFAMGSSTESSAFGPTLNPWDLARVPGGTSGGSAAAVAAGITAVSLGSDTGGSVRQPAALCGVYGLKPTYGRVSRYGLVAHASSLDQIGPLARSAADLALLMNVIAGHDPRDATSLDAPPAFAAGTPDDLRGLRVGVITESLDGNTAGVSAVLAGTLDALRGAGATVGEVSLPALKHAIAAYYLISMPEASSNLARYDGMVYGARGAGDDVSSSMIHARESGFGREVQRRIMIGTYALSSGYYDAYYSKATRVRRLIADEFGAAFGDYDVLVTPTSPFPAFRRGEKTSDPLAMYAADVDTVAVNLAGLPALSVPAGFEEVDGRRLPVGIQFIAPALHDELLLRIAGGLEGTGHVRAEAAPGVLG
- a CDS encoding DUF4388 domain-containing protein, which translates into the protein MTKSTASLEHFDFLELLYLLSGQGRSGALWVYRPDGRFQAWLEAGDVVHLQFGEDGGAAALTRLLLDPCGRFHFDEGLTHPTPGPRRNIDELALEALDAMPVQILPFNGPARITSPERVAAMRWSLKEQDILRQIEAHRPVEELAQDPDASRLLLKLHRINLIAPRRSRVARLTVTVTREVRGVVVVDEVIFRRWQEDLARQPQHVAVKAATEQVYTLPVKPASSVVHALLVPTEVMMRTGLRAGDSVLVRPA